From a single Nicotiana tomentosiformis chromosome 2, ASM39032v3, whole genome shotgun sequence genomic region:
- the LOC104100346 gene encoding BEL1-like homeodomain protein 4, with protein sequence MRWSYTLTNLRPSIIQFSSQKSPFLWIILMSQDYHHQGLFSFSSVFEKPQNEQQQHIAHQIRQEKLRVEGFNPPPPLVAIEEEQSSGLQVYGTAGMLSEMFNFPPGTTTATATELLQNQLTQCYRHPNQRPQQQLPWTTNLGSEWFSNRQGMVVGGSLQVLSESIDNLKELNDRNNITAHYQRQHNQISSINAAESAMNLFAMNPQPRSPSPSSSHPTTTTLQGFPNAGGGHFGQFICGGASNTGNNFTNEIGGVNVIEGQGLSLSLSSSLQHLEAAKVEDQLRMSGEEMLFFNQGTSENHHHHQVHVGFGSSLGLVNVLRNSKYAKAAQELLEEFCSVGRSQLFKKNKVSRNNNTTTSSNPNSNNPSRSNNHNTNSSSSKDLPPLSAADRIGHQRRKIKLLSMFDEVDKRYNHYCEQMQMVVNSFDLVMGFGAAAPYTALAQKAMSRHFKCLKDAIAAQLKHSCELLGEKDTTTSGLTKGETPRLKLLEKSLRQQQTAFHQMGMMDAEAWRPQRGLPERSVTILRAWLFEHFLHPYPSDADKHLLARQTGLSRNQVSNWFINARVRLWKPMVEDMYQKEAKEEEDDEMEKSQNSSNNIAQTPTPNSSTNTITTGTGTETKTAATVAATILTVASDKRSEINVLENDPSIVAMNRLCFSENQAQHHESSSMATHEMAHNNFPAIQDSDDMSRREAVSGVEYGTTNIMANSDNGTRVIRFGTSVAGDVSLTLGLHHAGNLPENSHFFG encoded by the exons ATGAGATGGTCATACACTTTAACAAATCTAAGGCCGTCCATAATCCAATTCAGCTCCCAAAAAAGTCCATTTCTTTGGATAATTCTAATGTCTCAAGATTATCATCACCAAGGTCTTTTTAGTTTCTCGAGTGTATTCGAGAAACCTCAAAACGAACAACAACAACACATCGCTCACCAGATCCGACAGGAAAAATTAAGAGTAGAAGGGTTCAATCCGCCACCGCCCTTGGTGGCTATTGAAGAAGAACAATCAAGTGGACTTCAAGTTTATGGGACCGCTGGAATGTTGTCTGAAATGTTCAATTTCCCTCCCGGAACAACCACAGCCACGGCAACTGAGTTGCTTCAAAATCAATTAACTCAATGTTATAGACACCCGAATCAACGGCCACAGCAGCAGCTACCTTGGACAACCAACCTAGGAAGTGAGTGGTTCAGTAACCGACAAGGGATGGTAGTTGGTGGAAGTTTGCAGGTACTAAGTGAATCAATTGATAATTTGAAGGAACTTAATGACCGTAATAATATAACTGCTCATTATCAGCGTCAGCACAACCAGATATCAAGTATAAATGCGGCGGAGTCAGCCATGAATCTTTTCGCTATGAATCCACAGCCAAGGTCACCCTCACCATCTTCTTCACATCCTACCACTACAACTCTTCAAGGGTTTCCTAATGCAGGAGGAGGGCATTTCGGCCAATTCATATGCGGAGGAGCAAGTAACACTGGGAACAACTTTACTAATGAAATCGGAGGGGTAAATGTAATTGAAGGGCAAGGTCTTTCATTGTCCTTGTCATCTTCTTTACAACATTTAGAAGCAGCCAAAGTAGAGGATCAATTAAGAATGAGTGGGGAAGAAATGTTGTTTTTCAATCAAGGAACAAGTgaaaatcatcatcatcatcaagttCATGTTGGTTTTGGATCTTCACTAGGACTAGTGAATGTATTGAGAAATTCCAAGTATGCCAAAGCTGCACAAGAGTTGTTGGAAGAGTTTTGTAGTGTTGGGAGAAGCCAATTATTCAAGAAGAACAAAGTTTCCAGgaataacaacacaacaacaagcTCTAACCCTAATTCTAATAACCCTAGTCGCAGTAATAATCATAATACTAATTCATCTTCTTCAAAGGATCTCCCTCCTTTGTCAGCTGCAGATAGGATTGGGCACCAGAGAAGGAAGATCAAACTTTTGTCCATGTTTGATGAG GTGGACAAAAGATACAACCACTATTGCGAACAAATGCAGATGGTAGTAAACTCATTTGATCTAGTGATGGGTTTTGGAGCAGCAGCTCCATACACAGCACTTGCACAGAAAGCCATGTCTCGGCATTTCAAGTGTCTAAAAGATGCGATAGCAGCGCAATTGAAGCACAGCTGTGAGTTGCTGGGAGAAAAAGACACCACCACTTCGGGATTGACTAAAGGAGAAACGCCGAGGCTTAAGCTGCTCGAAAAAAGCTTAAGGCAGCAGCAAACGGCATTTCATCAAATGGGAATGATGGATGCAGAAGCTTGGAGACCACAAAGAGGCTTGCCTGAACGCTCTGTCACCATTTTAAGAGCTTGGCTTTTTGAGCATTTCCTCCATCC GTACCCAAGTGATGCAGATAAGCATCTGTTAGCACGACAGACTGGTCTCTCCAGAAACCAG GTATCAAACTGGTTCATAAATGCCAGGGTGCGGTTGTGGAAACCCATGGTAGAAGATATGTATCAAAAAGAGGCTAAAGAAGAGGAAGACGATGAGATGGAAAAGAGCCAAAACAGTAGCAATAATATTGCACAAACACCAACGCCTAATTCCTCTACCAATACAATAACCACAGGAACTGGAACAGAAACAAAAACAGCTGCCACTGTCGCAGCAACAATATTAACAGTTGCTTCAGAcaaaagatccgaaattaatgTCCTAGAAAACGACCCTTCAATTGTTGCAATGAATAGGCTTTGTTTCTCGGAAAACCAAGCACAACATCATGAGTCTTCCTCTATGGCAACTCATGAAATGGCTCACAACAATTTCCCGGCGATTCAAGATTCCGATGACATGTCCCGTCGGGAAGCTGTTTCCGGTGTTGAATATGGGACCACAAATATTATGGCTAATTCAGATAATGGAACAAGGGTGATAAGATTTGGGACCAGTGTTGCTGGTGACGTTTCACTCACCTTAGGACTGCACCATGCAGGGAATCTACCCGAGAATAGTCATTTTTTTGGTTAA